The nucleotide window AACTATCATAAAATGGTTAATGTAACATACACTTCAACTAATATATGAGTAAAtgttaaaataaacttattaggttaaaagttaaaataagttaatatttTGGGTATACGTATGGACATTTTCCAGAGTCAAAAGGTGATTTCGACGACTTTCACCTTCTTATTCTGTTAATCTCTCTTTCATTTGTCTTTTTTGTGCGTAGAATTTGTTGCATAAAGCCTTGTCGGATGATTGTCTGATGTTGGTGTTCTTATGATTGCAAGTTGTTCACATTTATAAAAGATATATTCACCCTCAatgaggaaaaagaagaaggagaaaaagaaaatgtgatTAGCCTTTAcaaaagaagaaagtaaagaaaagcgATTGAGTGTAATTATAGCTTGGTCAGTGGTGTGTTTCGATAAACATTTGTTgatttatagtttaggtaagaGTCTCACATATCCTAATATATAATTCAAgtatgaaaatagaaaaatagaaatattttacATCCACTCTTATTAGGAAGTGTATTATTGTTGACAATATATAACATGGGTACACAAGGATAATAATTCTAGTGCATGAAAATGTTACTACAATAATATTACATAATCAAATACTATCTATATTTAGAGCATAACAGAGGGACCACGTTTATCAAGTTGTGTTGAGCTTTCAACTTCAACTGCGTAATGAGGTAGCTAGTCAGTCAAGTTTGGTTGCCAATTTTGTGTGATGAGCAGCGGCCTCTTTAATAAGCATGAATGACTGGATGAAATCATCACCTAGCTGCTTCAGATCTGGAATTATTCCTTCATCAACTGCTATAGTAAATGTCAACTTGTTGGCATAGCTACACACGTGAACCATTATCCCCtacaaatacaatatatatatatatatatgagtgaTTTTGTGTACGTATACATGTAATTGAAACATAATATATAGTTAGATTGATGGAATTAAGAAACATACAGTGGGATAGCCAGAGCATGTTGGGGCAACGAATTCCAATGGATGACCTGCGCAAGAAATTTCTTCACGCGGACCAACTACGTTTGAAAGGGCTAGTGTTGTTTGGGAGGTAACTCTTTGAGTAAGTTTTGCCGCACCCTACAATCCcaaaaatacattaataaatTCCAACGACACGACAAAACAAATCAATTAAAGAGAAGAATTTGATTACGTACCTTAAAGCCAAACAAGTTGAGGAAAAGTTGTGAAGCATAAAAGGTGCATTGAGACTCAAGGGAATGCTTCTTTCGATCCATTGATGTTTTAGCTTTGTAAACATAATCAAGAGGATTTTCTGATTGGCCTATACTTAACGGAATTAAGACAAAACCAAAGCAATTTCCTTGTATCACTGCAACATTCTTCTCAATCATTTCAGCTATAGCCTGCCATATGACGTGGTCAACATGAACTAATTCATTGTGGATATGaagaattattaattaagaAACACTCACTTGGACCCCTAAAGCTGGTCTCAAATTCACTATAACATTGGCTCTGCATCTCATTCCTTCTACACAAAACTTTCCCTTGCCTGgagaaacaaacaaattttagaaagaaaaaaattgtttataaataaatagcaaaaataatatgtttggtGAAATTACCGTATCTTCGATGGATATAACGAGACAATGCTGCTTGTGTTATCCCCAGTACAACGTCATTAAccttctaaaataaaaaaaacaaggaAACAGAGCTTAGATCACAgacaattaattaaaacttcaaatatataATCCATGAAAAGTTTATAATGCTTACAGCGTTTGTAACATCCTTTATAAATTTAATGTCGTCCAAGCTAACGGTCCGATATATATATCTCTGACGAGCAGACGCATTGAATCCTTGTGTAGTTGTAAAAGGTGTTTGAGAGTCCTTCAAGAAGAGCGCAGTCGCTATAAATAACAAAACATCAACAATTGTATTGAACAAAAGTTGGATGAAGAACCACAACTTTACGAGGTAGTACTGCCACaaattctttttcctatttttggTTGGTTTGCTCTTAGAGGAAGAAAAAACAGGGAGTTTGGGCAGACAAGTGGGATCGGAAGTTGTCCGAAAACAAGAGAGTAAGAAGGACATGAGGGCAACTCCATCTCCAATAGAATGATGAATACGAAAAACAGAAGTTGCTTCAGCATGAGATGTTTTCACGTTAAGAATGTGAAAATCCCATAGAGGTTTCGACATGTCAACATTTGTTGTACTTAGGTTTGATATATAATCTTCAACCAATTCATCGGCCTTGtccatattattattatcagcAAGCTGGGGAACTATGACATGATCATCTATGTTCACTGTCCTTGGAATCCATCTCATATTTCCGCCGCCATCACTCTCATCCATAACCTGTTTTGAAATAGTTTAGCTACATGTTTTACATACTCC belongs to Solanum stenotomum isolate F172 chromosome 1, ASM1918654v1, whole genome shotgun sequence and includes:
- the LOC125862344 gene encoding wax ester synthase/diacylglycerol acyltransferase 11-like, which produces MEKKNMSLKPLGIIAKNLDEAMLLSPSSRMFHEPNYNVYVLAIMGWKVPINVDSIKTELQSKMLKHPRFSSLQVMDESDGGGNMRWIPRTVNIDDHVIVPQLADNNNMDKADELVEDYISNLSTTNVDMSKPLWDFHILNVKTSHAEATSVFRIHHSIGDGVALMSFLLSCFRTTSDPTCLPKLPVFSSSKSKPTKNRKKNLWQYYLVKLWFFIQLLFNTIVDVLLFIATALFLKDSQTPFTTTQGFNASARQRYIYRTVSLDDIKFIKDVTNAKVNDVVLGITQAALSRYIHRRYGKGKFCVEGMRCRANVIVNLRPALGVQAIAEMIEKNVAVIQGNCFGFVLIPLSIGQSENPLDYVYKAKTSMDRKKHSLESQCTFYASQLFLNLFGFKGAAKLTQRVTSQTTLALSNVVGPREEISCAGHPLEFVAPTCSGYPTGIMVHVCSYANKLTFTIAVDEGIIPDLKQLGDDFIQSFMLIKEAAAHHTKLATKLD